In Heliomicrobium gestii, the following proteins share a genomic window:
- a CDS encoding stalk domain-containing protein gives MGFKLPLIRMVAPTVVLTLAATSFIGPASAAQTPADQLMISKFQIGSTAYTINGEQRQMDVAPYLKDGRTMMPVRYTAYAMGVADSGVTPLPNGQGAKVARQDAAGATDKVELRTGNKIVSSGGIGMPDVVAPEITSDRLFVPLRSVVQALGDEAFYNPDTQEVTVVTWKKVPAKAKKPSNLPTSLTISKDTHPNIIVQDPRGGWMVNVPEYLKLWGIPEQNMLYYVDPETQQAGLLIRGFEGAEGSQFMVMYTGEKFVWFAGPGKSPSNEKAYGHYNQDESLYTGSLVGQSVAGLTNTNNNTVFTQGTLTVRPPQ, from the coding sequence ATGGGCTTCAAGTTACCTCTTATAAGGATGGTAGCTCCAACAGTAGTACTAACGTTAGCAGCAACATCCTTTATAGGACCTGCTTCGGCTGCTCAAACGCCAGCAGATCAATTGATGATCAGCAAGTTCCAAATCGGCAGCACCGCCTACACGATCAACGGTGAACAGCGTCAAATGGATGTCGCCCCTTATCTCAAGGATGGCCGCACGATGATGCCTGTTCGCTACACCGCCTACGCCATGGGCGTAGCGGATAGCGGGGTCACTCCGTTGCCCAACGGTCAAGGTGCTAAGGTGGCTAGGCAAGACGCGGCAGGTGCAACTGACAAAGTAGAACTTCGCACCGGCAACAAAATCGTCAGCTCGGGTGGCATCGGTATGCCAGATGTCGTCGCCCCCGAAATCACTAGCGATCGCCTCTTTGTCCCCCTGCGTAGCGTGGTACAAGCCCTGGGTGATGAAGCCTTTTACAACCCCGATACACAAGAAGTCACTGTCGTCACCTGGAAGAAGGTACCTGCCAAAGCCAAAAAGCCTTCAAACCTCCCGACTTCCCTTACCATCAGTAAAGACACCCACCCCAACATCATCGTACAAGACCCACGGGGCGGCTGGATGGTCAATGTCCCTGAATACCTCAAGCTATGGGGCATCCCCGAACAAAACATGCTCTACTATGTAGATCCCGAAACCCAACAAGCGGGTTTATTAATTCGTGGTTTCGAGGGAGCCGAAGGCAGCCAGTTCATGGTGATGTACACAGGCGAAAAGTTTGTGTGGTTCGCGGGACCGGGGAAGAGCCCCTCTAACGAAAAAGCTTATGGACATTATAATCAAGATGAATCCCTTTATACAGGAAGTCTTGTAGGTCAGAGCGTTGCAGGCTTAACTAACACAAATAACAACACTGTATTTACACAAGGCACTCTTACTGTACGTCCTCCGCAGTAG